Part of the Epinephelus fuscoguttatus linkage group LG24, E.fuscoguttatus.final_Chr_v1 genome, TACGAGGCGAACAATCAAGGCTACGTTTCCTTCATGTGtgaaacaaatattaaaaaaagccACAAAGCCTTCGTACGTTACGCattcaaacacaaaatgaagaGCCCTGCGAGTGATGTCAGCAGCTCCCTGTCCAATCAGCAGCTGAACTGCATCATTAAATGGTTTTTCACCGATTTACaacattaaaacatctgttcagcatttttacaggtttaaatcagctggtcagTTTGCTTTAGAGAGGAGGGACCTCTGAGGCTGATTCAGCTCGTGGCCAATGAATGAAGAACCAGACTGCGgcactcagtctgtgtgtgtaatggtGTTAAAATGGCAGAGCGTGGTGTTCCTGGTGCTTTCAGCCGCGACCTTACAGTACATAGAACTCTTTTTTAACTAAACCCTTGAGCGTGAGGTGTGACACGTGTCTGTCCTCAGAGTCTTGTTGTGGCCTGAAATGATGTGGGAAAAGACTTTCTGTCCATTTTAAACCCGTCCACATCagagacagaagaagaggaggcagAACCGTGAGGAAGGGGTGTGGTGTTACTGTAGTACCTCCACCTGACGCTCCACATGTACCTgcaacaggaacacacacagggCCACACGTCAGACCTGCTGCTGGGTGCTGTTTTAATAAACTGTCTCTGGGACAGCTACAAACCTGAGACGGAGAGCGCCACCCTCTGGTGGAAGTTCACCGACGGGATGTAACAGTCATACGGACAGCTGTCAGACTGCAAGACGTTCTTCATCACGATGGAGAAGTTCCCCTTCCTGCACAGCTGCGGGTCGCTCCACACTCGACCTCTGAACTTCACGTGCTGGCTTGAGAGGTCGGGGACACTGCTGTGGATGTCCAGCACGATGTTGTTGTCGTTGTCGCTCCAGTAGACAGAGAATGTCTGTGGTAGAGAGTCGCTGTAGACGCACGGCAGCAGGACGTCTCCTCCGACACAACCGTCGACCTTCAGGCG contains:
- the LOC125885035 gene encoding uncharacterized protein LOC125885035, producing the protein MSLKTTSTRYRLQRTCPMSLQFLLWAVLVYRSDTVSCRLKVDGCVGGDVLLPCVYSDSLPQTFSVYWSDNDNNIVLDIHSSVPDLSSQHVKFRGRVWSDPQLCRKGNFSIVMKNVLQSDSCPYDCYIPSVNFHQRVALSVSGTCGASGGGTTVTPHPFLTVLPPLLLSLMWTGLKWTESLFPHHFRPQQDSEDRHVSHLTLKGLVKKEFYVL